A genomic stretch from Actinomycetota bacterium includes:
- a CDS encoding ABC transporter ATP-binding protein, whose translation MMQHTGVTFETRARDYEGHLLEVEDLAVEFRTPYGVVNAVNGISYTLDPGETLAILGESGSGKSVSAQAIMGIIDSPPGFITRGAIRYKGRDLLKVPESERRAVRGREISMIFQDALTALNPVFTVGFQIGEMFRVHRGMSKADAKEKAIELMDRVRIPSARERVNDYPHQFSGGMRQRVMIAMALSLDPDILIADEPTTALDVTVQAQIMELLHDLQAETGMGLILITHDLGVVADVSDRLAVMYAGKIVETGNVYDIYGNPAHPYTEGLMASIPRIDQKGEDLNPIKGAPPNLMRIPTGCPFHPRCPYARRRCVDEVPPLYEVAGDRRSACHYWEEVVSPKEPVNG comes from the coding sequence ATGATGCAGCACACGGGCGTGACGTTCGAAACCAGGGCGCGTGATTACGAAGGTCACCTTCTCGAGGTAGAAGATCTCGCCGTCGAGTTCCGCACGCCATACGGCGTCGTGAACGCGGTGAACGGGATCAGCTACACGCTCGATCCTGGCGAGACGTTGGCGATCCTGGGCGAGTCCGGGTCGGGCAAGAGCGTCAGCGCGCAAGCCATCATGGGCATCATCGATTCGCCTCCCGGCTTCATCACGCGCGGAGCGATCCGGTACAAGGGCAGGGACCTGCTGAAGGTCCCGGAGTCGGAACGTCGCGCGGTACGAGGTCGCGAGATCTCGATGATCTTCCAGGACGCGCTCACCGCGTTGAACCCGGTATTCACGGTGGGTTTCCAGATCGGCGAGATGTTCCGGGTGCACCGGGGGATGTCGAAGGCGGACGCGAAGGAAAAGGCGATCGAGTTGATGGATCGGGTTCGGATCCCTTCCGCCAGAGAACGGGTCAACGACTACCCGCACCAGTTCTCGGGCGGGATGCGGCAACGTGTGATGATCGCGATGGCGCTCTCGTTGGACCCGGACATCCTGATCGCCGACGAGCCGACGACGGCTTTGGATGTGACCGTGCAGGCCCAGATCATGGAGCTGCTGCACGACCTTCAAGCGGAGACCGGTATGGGACTGATCCTCATCACCCACGACCTCGGCGTCGTAGCCGATGTCTCGGATCGGCTCGCCGTGATGTACGCGGGAAAGATCGTGGAGACCGGGAACGTCTACGACATCTATGGGAACCCCGCACATCCCTACACCGAGGGGCTGATGGCGTCGATCCCTCGGATCGATCAGAAGGGCGAAGACCTCAACCCGATCAAGGGGGCGCCTCCCAACCTCATGCGGATCCCGACCGGCTGTCCCTTCCACCCGAGGTGCCCGTATGCGCGCCGGCGCTGCGTAGACGAGGTGCCGCCCCTCTACGAGGTAGCCGGCGACAGGCGCAGCGCCTGTCACTACTGGGAAGAGGTCGTGTCGCCGAAGGAGCCCGTGAATGGCTGA
- a CDS encoding ABC transporter substrate-binding protein has product MRRTKRMSLMALLLALALVAAACGGDDGGDTGDTGDTGGATGGTFSVGICEPQFLQPGNTQETCGSQVLQALFDPLVEFDPETAEPFNDVAESIESEDLQTWTVKIKEGYTWHNGEPLVAQNYVDAWNWAANAKNKALNSYFFANIEGYDDLNPEKGDPKTDEMSGLSVVDDTTFEVTLSEPFSQFPLTVGYGAFYPLPEAFFDDPDAYNQKPIGQGPYEMDGKWKHDQEINVTKFADYAGEEPNADAIEFRIYADLNTAYVDLIAGDLDITDTIPTENLAQAPSELGERFISVPSSYFGYIGFPMYQEPWDKLELRQAMSMAMDREAITTAIFQGTYQPAKSIIAPVVPGFREDACGAVCEFNPEEAKRLWDENGGPDEVTLWFNNDGGHEEWMEAYSNQVRDALGVKVKFESLAFEEYLTLQEEEKITGPYRGAWVFDYPSPQNYLEPIFGCEGSSQEFGYEEHGCEEAQELIDQANATEDLDAAIALYQQAEDKILEDLPAFPTWFGVTNAGHSENVTNVIVDVFSFVRLDDVEVVGGGSA; this is encoded by the coding sequence ATGCGACGAACCAAACGAATGTCGCTCATGGCCCTACTACTCGCGCTTGCCCTCGTGGCGGCTGCGTGTGGTGGCGATGACGGTGGTGACACCGGAGACACGGGAGACACCGGCGGCGCGACCGGTGGCACGTTCTCGGTCGGGATCTGCGAGCCGCAGTTCCTGCAGCCCGGAAACACCCAGGAGACCTGTGGGTCGCAGGTCCTTCAGGCGCTCTTCGACCCTCTGGTGGAGTTCGACCCCGAGACGGCCGAGCCTTTCAATGACGTGGCGGAATCGATCGAGAGCGAAGACCTCCAGACGTGGACGGTCAAGATCAAAGAGGGTTACACCTGGCACAACGGTGAGCCGCTCGTCGCGCAGAACTACGTAGACGCGTGGAACTGGGCGGCCAACGCGAAGAACAAGGCGCTCAACAGTTACTTCTTCGCCAACATCGAGGGCTACGACGACCTCAACCCCGAGAAGGGTGACCCGAAGACCGATGAGATGAGCGGCCTGAGTGTCGTGGACGACACGACCTTCGAGGTGACGCTGTCCGAGCCCTTCAGCCAGTTCCCCCTGACGGTCGGTTACGGCGCCTTCTACCCCCTGCCCGAGGCGTTCTTCGACGACCCCGACGCGTACAACCAGAAGCCGATCGGCCAAGGCCCGTACGAGATGGACGGGAAGTGGAAGCACGACCAGGAGATCAACGTCACGAAGTTCGCCGACTATGCGGGGGAGGAGCCGAACGCGGACGCGATCGAGTTCCGGATCTACGCGGACCTCAACACTGCATACGTCGACCTGATCGCCGGCGACCTCGACATCACCGACACCATCCCGACGGAGAACCTCGCCCAGGCACCTTCGGAGCTCGGCGAGCGTTTCATCTCGGTCCCGAGCTCGTACTTCGGCTATATCGGGTTCCCGATGTACCAGGAGCCGTGGGACAAGCTGGAGCTTCGCCAGGCGATGTCGATGGCGATGGACCGGGAAGCCATCACGACCGCGATCTTCCAGGGCACCTACCAGCCGGCGAAGTCGATCATCGCGCCGGTGGTCCCGGGATTCCGCGAAGACGCCTGCGGCGCCGTTTGCGAGTTCAATCCCGAGGAGGCGAAGCGTCTGTGGGACGAGAACGGCGGCCCCGACGAGGTCACGCTGTGGTTCAACAACGACGGCGGTCACGAAGAGTGGATGGAGGCCTACTCGAACCAGGTGCGCGACGCGCTCGGGGTCAAGGTCAAGTTCGAGTCGCTCGCGTTCGAGGAGTACCTGACCTTGCAAGAGGAGGAGAAGATCACCGGCCCCTACCGCGGCGCCTGGGTGTTCGACTACCCGAGCCCGCAGAACTACCTGGAGCCGATCTTCGGCTGTGAGGGGTCCTCTCAGGAGTTCGGTTACGAGGAGCACGGCTGCGAAGAGGCGCAGGAGCTGATCGACCAGGCGAACGCAACAGAGGACCTGGACGCGGCGATCGCGCTGTACCAGCAGGCCGAGGACAAGATCCTCGAGGACCTTCCCGCGTTCCCGACCTGGTTCGGTGTCACGAACGCGGGCCACAGCGAGAACGTCACCAACGTGATCGTCGACGTGTTCAGCTTCGTGCGTCTCGACGATGTCGAGGTAGTGGGTGGCGGCAGCGCGTAA
- a CDS encoding ABC transporter permease codes for MGRYFIRRFLEIIPVFFGATFLIFAMVFALPGDPIRALAGEKPLSPAVQREFREEYHLDETLPVQYGYYIGGLFQGDFGQTFRGEQVIDIMKEKFPITAKLALFAFIFEATLGVLAGVLAGLRRGSFIDNLVLVSTITVVSVPVFVLGFLAQLILGAELGWFPIAGIQDGTESFFLPAMVLGSLSLCYVARLLRTSLGENLRADYVRTATAKGLSRIRVVGRHTLRNSLIPVITYLAVDLGILMGGAIVTETIFNMPGIGREVFLAIRGQEGALVVGIVTAGVLIFMFANLIVDLLYAVLDPRIRYD; via the coding sequence GTGGGCCGGTACTTCATCAGGCGATTCCTCGAGATCATCCCCGTCTTCTTCGGGGCGACCTTCCTCATCTTCGCGATGGTCTTCGCCTTGCCGGGCGACCCGATCAGGGCGCTCGCGGGAGAGAAGCCCTTGTCTCCTGCTGTGCAGCGGGAGTTCCGCGAGGAGTACCACCTAGACGAGACGCTCCCGGTTCAGTACGGCTACTACATCGGAGGTCTGTTCCAGGGTGACTTCGGTCAGACCTTCCGCGGCGAGCAGGTGATCGACATCATGAAAGAGAAGTTCCCGATCACGGCGAAGCTGGCACTGTTCGCGTTCATCTTCGAGGCCACCCTCGGTGTGCTGGCGGGAGTGCTTGCGGGACTGAGGAGGGGCTCCTTCATCGACAACCTAGTGTTGGTGTCGACGATCACGGTCGTGTCCGTTCCGGTGTTCGTCCTGGGGTTCCTGGCTCAGCTGATACTGGGCGCGGAGCTCGGGTGGTTCCCGATCGCAGGTATCCAGGACGGGACGGAGAGCTTCTTCCTTCCCGCGATGGTGCTGGGTTCACTGTCTCTCTGCTACGTCGCGCGTCTTCTCCGTACGAGCCTCGGGGAGAACCTGCGCGCCGACTACGTCCGCACCGCAACGGCCAAAGGCCTCTCCCGCATCCGCGTAGTTGGGCGCCACACCTTGCGTAACTCGTTGATCCCGGTGATCACGTACCTCGCCGTCGACCTGGGGATCCTGATGGGTGGCGCCATCGTGACCGAAACGATCTTCAACATGCCGGGTATCGGGCGTGAGGTCTTCCTCGCCATCCGCGGGCAGGAGGGAGCGCTAGTGGTGGGGATCGTGACGGCCGGAGTTCTCATCTTCATGTTCGCCAACCTGATCGTCGACCTGCTCTACGCGGTTCTGGACCCGCGGATCCGATATGACTGA
- a CDS encoding ABC transporter permease, with amino-acid sequence MTDEERRTGGDAPLEPVDQRDRSMTERDRPLEPGEGMELPGLEEPQQETIDHGPSLSGPDPSGPGAAVTAAAGDAPLRQASLWGDAWRQLRRNPFFILPLGLLLVYTVMAVAPQLFTDQDPLLSCNLRNNIVDGKLLIRGPSPGHPFGFDVQGCDYYSRVIYGARVSLTIGLFTVFFASVIAVSLGSLSGFYGSWVDGLIARFADIIFAIPITLGGIVVLNTLNNRGVPEVSFALLLFSWPTMMRLMRSSVLSVKEMDYVAAARALGASDWRILQRHILPNGLAPVIVYATITVGIIIAVEATLSFLGVGLQLPAISWGLMISGAQYRILEYPHLLFFPAAFLVVLVFSFILLGDALRDALDPRLH; translated from the coding sequence ATGACTGATGAGGAGCGGCGGACGGGCGGCGACGCTCCACTAGAGCCCGTCGATCAGCGCGACCGGTCGATGACTGAGCGTGATCGGCCGCTGGAACCCGGCGAGGGCATGGAGTTGCCTGGTCTGGAGGAGCCGCAACAGGAAACGATCGACCACGGCCCGTCTTTGTCCGGTCCCGATCCCTCCGGCCCGGGGGCGGCCGTCACGGCCGCGGCGGGTGACGCGCCGCTGCGGCAGGCGAGCCTGTGGGGGGACGCATGGCGGCAGCTGCGTCGAAACCCGTTCTTCATCCTGCCGCTGGGGCTGCTGCTGGTCTACACGGTGATGGCTGTCGCCCCGCAGCTGTTCACCGACCAGGATCCGCTGCTGTCTTGCAACCTGCGCAACAACATCGTCGACGGGAAGCTCCTGATCCGGGGCCCGAGTCCCGGGCACCCGTTCGGCTTCGACGTGCAGGGGTGTGACTACTACAGCCGCGTGATCTACGGAGCTCGAGTGTCTCTGACGATCGGGTTGTTCACCGTCTTCTTCGCTTCGGTGATCGCAGTGTCTCTGGGATCGCTCTCGGGCTTCTACGGTAGCTGGGTCGATGGTCTCATCGCACGCTTTGCGGACATCATCTTCGCCATCCCGATCACGCTCGGCGGGATCGTCGTTCTGAACACCCTGAACAACAGGGGCGTGCCTGAAGTCAGCTTCGCGCTGTTGCTGTTCAGCTGGCCGACGATGATGCGCCTGATGAGGTCGTCGGTCTTGAGCGTCAAAGAGATGGATTACGTCGCAGCCGCGCGAGCCCTCGGCGCGAGCGACTGGAGGATCCTTCAACGGCACATCCTGCCGAACGGTCTGGCGCCGGTGATCGTCTACGCGACGATCACCGTGGGCATCATCATCGCGGTGGAGGCCACGCTGTCTTTCCTGGGTGTGGGTTTGCAACTGCCGGCGATCTCTTGGGGCTTGATGATCAGCGGCGCGCAGTACCGGATCCTCGAGTACCCCCATCTGCTGTTCTTCCCAGCAGCCTTCCTCGTCGTGTTGGTGTTCAGCTTCATCCTGCTGGGTGATGCTCTGCGCGACGCGCTGGATCCGAGGCTCCACTGA
- a CDS encoding dipeptide ABC transporter ATP-binding protein, with translation MADRPAELQDRPRGRGEPILSVRNLVKHFPLTQGIIFKKQIGAVQAVSDMSFDLYPGETLGLVGESGCGKSTTAKLLLRLEKATSGQAFYKGRDVFTMKKKELRTLRRNIQIVFQDPYASLNPRMTVGDIISEPWDIHKGVVPKNQRDKKVQELLEVVGLDPGHTNRYPHQFSGGQRQRIGVARALALNPEIIILDEPVSALDVSVQAQVVNLLESLQNEFGLSYIFIAHDLSVVRHISDRVAVMYLGKIVEIGNQADVYERPSMPYTQALLSAVPVPDPRARDRKKRIMLQGDVPSPANPPSGCRFRTRCWKAQDICAEETPALIDRGQGHPAACHFAEIEQVVVTETA, from the coding sequence ATGGCTGATCGTCCGGCAGAGCTTCAGGACCGGCCGCGGGGCCGCGGCGAGCCGATCCTCAGCGTCAGGAACCTCGTGAAGCACTTCCCGCTGACCCAGGGGATCATCTTCAAGAAGCAGATCGGTGCGGTGCAAGCGGTGTCGGACATGAGCTTCGACCTCTATCCGGGAGAGACGCTGGGCCTCGTCGGCGAGTCCGGATGCGGCAAGTCCACGACCGCCAAGCTGTTGTTGCGTCTCGAAAAGGCGACCTCTGGTCAGGCCTTCTACAAGGGCCGCGACGTCTTCACCATGAAGAAGAAAGAGCTCCGCACGCTGCGCCGCAACATCCAGATCGTGTTCCAAGATCCCTATGCCTCCTTGAACCCGCGCATGACGGTCGGCGACATCATCTCCGAGCCGTGGGACATTCATAAAGGAGTCGTCCCGAAGAACCAGCGCGACAAGAAGGTGCAGGAGCTCCTAGAGGTAGTGGGTCTCGATCCGGGCCACACCAACCGGTACCCGCACCAGTTCTCCGGCGGGCAGCGTCAACGCATCGGAGTCGCACGCGCTCTCGCGCTCAATCCCGAGATCATCATCCTGGACGAACCGGTCTCGGCGCTCGACGTCTCGGTGCAGGCGCAGGTCGTGAACCTGTTGGAGAGCCTGCAGAACGAGTTCGGGCTCTCGTACATCTTCATCGCTCACGATCTATCCGTGGTGCGACACATCTCGGACCGCGTCGCGGTGATGTACCTCGGGAAGATCGTGGAGATCGGCAACCAGGCGGACGTCTACGAGCGGCCTTCCATGCCGTACACGCAGGCACTCTTGTCGGCGGTCCCCGTGCCGGACCCGCGCGCCCGGGATCGGAAGAAGCGGATCATGCTGCAGGGCGACGTGCCGAGCCCCGCCAACCCACCGTCGGGCTGTCGCTTCCGCACGCGCTGTTGGAAGGCTCAAGACATCTGTGCAGAAGAGACGCCCGCTCTCATCGACAGAGGGCAAGGCCATCCGGCCGCCTGCCACTTCGCCGAGATAGAGCAGGTAGTCGTGACCGAAACTGCCTGA
- a CDS encoding M56 family metallopeptidase, whose protein sequence is MITAAPTIVTIETNSAWVVILAVSLVTLPVALLLRRLIDRPGALASSILLGLPLGLPLVAALFFQKSVLPEVSVLQPLAPEVFEKPDWGLLHFLFVADGASGGLVPYVLSGAPGTWLLALGAGFTSFMLLRRLAGAIALRRLVSRCQPLDRASQQHLDLAGRVAVLASAAGLRTPPTTLFLPPDVPGAFVTGIRTQRILISARLVEDLTSDELDGILAHEIAHIASRDIPVMVIGGVLRDLVAWNPVAHVALRRLVAEREFEADRLAALLTGKPLALASSLLRMCELMRSGPSRAVQPGLGFLRKGAGLRRRVANLLVLADGPSRPLSGTHLPYIAAACLAAVLGLQAGARVAQQADFAIVWGAAETRDVPLWFKDRGIQAQRARAQQEAAAAARAKGRRGDARGVASARFSLFGNGYLLREKDLPRWIDAMALWAKRRGLSPRILTAEVTQGWRAVPLPGTPQIGPFGFYRISALTRPLPGPQPLR, encoded by the coding sequence ATGATCACCGCAGCTCCGACCATCGTCACGATCGAGACCAACTCCGCATGGGTCGTCATCCTCGCGGTGTCCCTCGTGACGCTTCCCGTTGCGTTGCTCCTGCGCCGCTTGATCGACCGTCCGGGCGCGCTCGCGTCGTCGATCCTTCTCGGCCTCCCATTGGGGCTCCCGCTCGTGGCGGCCCTCTTCTTCCAGAAGAGCGTCTTGCCGGAGGTGTCGGTTCTCCAGCCGCTCGCGCCGGAGGTCTTCGAGAAGCCCGACTGGGGTCTGCTGCATTTCTTGTTCGTGGCCGACGGTGCTTCCGGCGGTCTGGTGCCCTATGTCCTGTCGGGAGCGCCCGGCACGTGGCTGCTCGCGCTGGGAGCCGGATTCACGTCGTTCATGCTTCTGCGGCGCCTCGCCGGCGCGATCGCGCTGAGGCGACTGGTCTCGCGCTGCCAGCCTCTGGACCGCGCATCCCAGCAACATCTGGATCTCGCGGGGCGCGTCGCGGTGCTTGCTTCGGCCGCCGGCCTGCGCACGCCGCCGACCACCCTGTTCCTGCCACCCGACGTACCGGGGGCGTTCGTCACCGGGATCAGGACCCAGCGGATCTTGATCTCTGCCCGTCTGGTCGAGGACCTGACCTCGGACGAGCTCGACGGGATCCTGGCGCATGAGATCGCGCACATCGCGTCGCGCGACATCCCCGTCATGGTGATCGGGGGTGTACTGCGTGACCTCGTTGCGTGGAACCCCGTCGCGCACGTCGCGTTGAGACGGCTTGTCGCCGAGCGGGAGTTCGAGGCGGATCGCCTGGCCGCTCTGCTGACGGGAAAACCTCTCGCGCTCGCGTCCAGCCTCCTGAGGATGTGCGAGTTGATGCGGTCCGGGCCATCCAGGGCGGTTCAGCCGGGGCTGGGATTCCTCCGAAAGGGCGCCGGCCTCAGGCGTCGGGTGGCCAACCTGTTGGTCCTCGCCGACGGTCCGTCCCGTCCCCTCAGCGGCACTCACCTCCCCTACATCGCGGCTGCCTGCCTCGCCGCTGTGCTCGGCCTCCAAGCAGGCGCTCGCGTCGCGCAGCAGGCGGACTTCGCCATCGTGTGGGGAGCCGCGGAGACCCGCGACGTCCCGCTGTGGTTCAAGGACCGAGGCATCCAGGCTCAGAGGGCACGCGCGCAGCAGGAGGCCGCCGCCGCCGCCCGCGCCAAGGGGCGAAGAGGCGACGCTCGTGGGGTTGCCTCGGCCCGCTTCTCCCTGTTCGGCAACGGCTACCTCCTGCGAGAGAAGGATCTCCCCCGGTGGATCGACGCCATGGCTCTGTGGGCGAAGCGAAGGGGCCTCTCCCCGCGCATCCTCACGGCCGAGGTAACCCAGGGGTGGCGCGCTGTTCCCCTGCCCGGAACTCCGCAGATCGGCCCGTTCGGGTTCTATCGGATCTCGGCTCTGACTCGCCCGCTTCCGGGCCCGCAGCCCCTGCGCTAA
- a CDS encoding BlaI/MecI/CopY family transcriptional regulator, translating to MTARRRQPLADVLGPLEAEVMEIVWDRREATVRDVHRALADRRSIAYTTVMTTMGRLTEKGILRRVEDQPAHHYFPLMSREQYANSTVKSVVDWLVNHFRDPAVAYFIDRVEEEDQDVIESLREAIQQREAQD from the coding sequence ATGACCGCCAGAAGACGTCAGCCGCTGGCCGACGTGCTGGGCCCCCTCGAGGCCGAGGTGATGGAGATCGTGTGGGATCGTCGCGAAGCGACCGTCCGTGACGTCCACCGCGCGCTGGCGGACAGGCGATCGATCGCCTACACGACGGTGATGACGACGATGGGCAGGCTCACGGAGAAGGGCATCCTCCGCCGGGTCGAGGATCAGCCGGCGCACCACTACTTCCCGCTCATGAGCCGAGAGCAATATGCCAACTCCACGGTCAAGTCCGTGGTCGACTGGTTGGTGAACCACTTCCGGGACCCCGCCGTGGCGTACTTCATCGACCGGGTCGAGGAAGAGGATCAGGACGTCATAGAGAGCCTCAGAGAAGCGATCCAGCAACGAGAAGCGCAGGACTGA
- a CDS encoding cation:proton antiporter, translating into MSTEAILLDLALIFTLAKVFGYLFERLRQPPVIGELLAGILFGPHLLGLIGESHTHEVFQELGAIILLFAVGLDTPLSELKVVGGRALAVGGSGIVLPFAIGFALLALAGGETAEALFLGTAMVATSVGVTARVLADLGRIREPESRVILGAAVVDDVLGLLVLAIVAGSVTGDITIGSVLLLAGLAIGFVILVGGLGAQVVNRATPLLDRMGQLRVFTIALALCLALSATAGALNLAAIIGAFLAGMAFAETRDRYKLEERLTPVYSFLVPFFFVVTGTFVDLSVFADPRNLVLGLAVIVLAIAGKLVGCGVAAAGMGRRSALIVGTGMVPRGEVGILVASIGLAEGIIGDDLYGIVVMMSVVTTIVVPPALTALFKDRPERTDHTPHDHARHTHEIEGIGG; encoded by the coding sequence ATGTCGACCGAAGCGATCCTCCTAGATCTGGCGCTGATATTCACCCTTGCCAAGGTCTTCGGCTACCTCTTCGAGCGCCTCCGCCAGCCTCCGGTCATAGGGGAGCTCCTGGCCGGGATCTTGTTCGGGCCGCATCTGCTCGGTCTCATCGGGGAGTCCCACACACACGAGGTCTTCCAGGAGCTAGGGGCGATCATCCTCTTGTTCGCGGTCGGGCTGGATACGCCGCTGTCAGAGCTGAAAGTGGTCGGGGGCAGGGCGCTCGCTGTCGGCGGCTCGGGGATCGTTCTGCCCTTTGCCATCGGATTCGCTCTGCTAGCCCTGGCCGGCGGCGAGACGGCAGAGGCGTTGTTCCTGGGTACGGCCATGGTGGCGACCTCTGTGGGGGTGACGGCGCGCGTCCTCGCCGACCTCGGGCGGATCCGTGAACCGGAGAGCCGCGTGATCCTTGGCGCCGCGGTAGTGGACGACGTCCTCGGGCTGCTTGTTCTGGCTATCGTCGCCGGGTCGGTAACAGGAGACATCACGATCGGCTCCGTGCTGTTGTTGGCGGGTCTCGCGATCGGCTTCGTGATCCTCGTGGGGGGCCTCGGGGCGCAGGTGGTGAACCGGGCGACGCCACTGCTGGACCGGATGGGCCAGCTTCGCGTCTTCACGATCGCCCTGGCGCTGTGCCTCGCGCTGTCGGCGACCGCGGGGGCGCTCAACCTCGCTGCCATCATCGGCGCGTTCCTCGCAGGGATGGCGTTCGCCGAGACCCGTGATCGGTACAAGTTGGAGGAGCGGCTGACGCCGGTCTACTCGTTCTTGGTTCCGTTCTTCTTCGTCGTCACCGGCACCTTCGTGGACCTGAGCGTGTTCGCGGACCCGCGCAACCTCGTTCTTGGACTCGCGGTGATCGTGCTGGCGATCGCGGGGAAGCTCGTGGGGTGTGGGGTGGCCGCCGCCGGGATGGGACGACGCTCCGCGCTGATCGTGGGCACCGGCATGGTCCCGCGCGGCGAGGTAGGCATCCTCGTCGCGTCGATCGGACTCGCGGAAGGGATCATCGGCGATGACCTTTACGGGATCGTCGTGATGATGAGCGTTGTTACGACGATCGTCGTCCCTCCCGCTCTGACGGCTCTATTCAAGGACCGTCCCGAGCGGACAGACCACACACCGCACGATCACGCGCGTCACACGCACGAGATCGAAGGGATCGGCGGCTAA
- a CDS encoding glycoside hydrolase, with protein MRRLAVAWISLMVFFGALWPQPTVDESRYLPQALLHPYPAVPDIPGGVTSPEDRRSPAADAGGAAVTHLAGGRPLGTSSASARLFRTGFGAGEPTLGVTSDGSIFFQALDGPPKVVRTKDGGRTWKDVSPKIAGRQRHPLTLDPYLYVDPRTDRVFTYDFYFGCSEISFSDDRGKTWTTTVLNCGLMDHQNLFAGPPVVSPTVGYPNVVYTCSTQFGVTIYSVAAQCLKSLDGGITWLPTGTLPYRTQMEEENDLGLEGYCHGAVGHGFVGDDGTVYLPKGLCGQPWLAISRDEGATWERVQVADNGMPQTEIGVYEHETAVAADAKGNVYYFWVAGDRMPYLAISRDGGKRWSEPMMIGPPGIKESTLPKIDVGAPGKVAIAYYGSTNSPGRPFPQTDDCKPDPVSCFRELFFLGPPDPPRYKDVTWNGYMTVSEDVVDRNPTFHTASVNDPRDPFVRGTCGPIRCKSVYDFIDVVVDRAGQPWAAYVDICIQVCATKGPSNVGDEGVLGTIVNAPKLR; from the coding sequence GTGCGTCGGCTGGCGGTGGCGTGGATCTCGTTGATGGTGTTCTTCGGCGCGCTGTGGCCGCAGCCGACTGTGGACGAGAGCCGCTATCTACCGCAGGCGCTACTGCATCCCTATCCGGCGGTGCCGGATATCCCGGGTGGCGTCACCTCGCCGGAGGACCGAAGGTCCCCTGCCGCCGACGCGGGAGGCGCCGCGGTGACCCATCTCGCGGGCGGCCGTCCCCTCGGCACCTCGAGCGCCAGCGCCAGGCTCTTCCGGACGGGTTTCGGCGCCGGCGAGCCGACGCTCGGAGTCACCAGCGACGGGTCGATCTTCTTCCAGGCGCTGGACGGACCGCCGAAGGTCGTGCGGACGAAGGACGGCGGACGAACGTGGAAAGACGTGTCGCCGAAGATCGCCGGCCGCCAGCGCCACCCGCTCACCCTCGACCCATATCTCTACGTAGATCCCAGGACCGACCGCGTCTTCACCTACGACTTCTACTTCGGGTGCTCGGAGATCTCCTTTTCCGACGACCGCGGCAAGACCTGGACGACCACCGTCCTCAACTGTGGATTGATGGACCATCAGAACCTCTTCGCGGGGCCGCCCGTGGTCAGTCCTACCGTGGGCTATCCGAACGTCGTCTATACGTGCTCGACCCAGTTCGGAGTGACGATCTACTCGGTCGCGGCGCAGTGTCTCAAGTCGCTCGATGGCGGGATCACCTGGCTTCCGACGGGGACTCTGCCGTACAGGACGCAGATGGAAGAGGAGAACGACCTCGGCCTCGAGGGGTACTGCCACGGCGCCGTGGGTCACGGCTTCGTCGGCGACGACGGGACCGTCTATCTGCCCAAGGGTCTCTGCGGCCAGCCCTGGCTGGCGATCAGCCGCGACGAGGGGGCTACCTGGGAACGTGTGCAGGTTGCGGACAACGGCATGCCGCAGACGGAGATCGGCGTGTACGAGCACGAGACCGCGGTGGCCGCGGACGCGAAAGGCAACGTCTACTACTTCTGGGTGGCGGGCGACCGGATGCCGTACCTGGCGATCAGCCGCGACGGCGGCAAGCGATGGAGTGAGCCCATGATGATCGGGCCGCCCGGGATCAAGGAGTCGACGCTTCCGAAGATCGACGTCGGAGCGCCGGGCAAGGTCGCGATCGCCTACTACGGGTCCACGAACTCGCCCGGCCGACCGTTCCCGCAGACCGACGACTGCAAACCGGACCCCGTCTCGTGCTTCCGCGAGTTGTTCTTCCTGGGCCCCCCGGACCCCCCTCGCTACAAGGACGTGACGTGGAACGGCTACATGACCGTGAGTGAAGACGTCGTCGACCGGAACCCCACGTTCCACACGGCCTCGGTCAACGACCCACGCGACCCGTTCGTGCGCGGGACGTGCGGTCCGATCCGCTGCAAGAGCGTCTACGACTTCATCGATGTCGTGGTCGATCGCGCGGGGCAGCCGTGGGCGGCGTATGTGGACATCTGCATCCAGGTTTGCGCGACCAAGGGCCCGAGCAATGTCGGCGACGAGGGCGTGCTCGGGACGATCGTGAACGCGCCGAAGCTCAGGTAG